A single Amphiura filiformis chromosome 19, Afil_fr2py, whole genome shotgun sequence DNA region contains:
- the LOC140141707 gene encoding uncharacterized protein has product MIVIGVVIYCKRLKKSELSQLPVSYNTIPDNSSVHPPIDTSGPELPENHPYYISPLDNSSVHPPIVTSDPELPEHLPVYSTHIQPDNSSERPSINTSGPELPAHLPVSYSTYIPPLGNSSGHPPIGAPGYDIPLGNTGYESLGDDVTVPNYQGLYAEVTN; this is encoded by the exons ATGATAGTGATTGGTGTTGTCATTTATTGCAAGAG GCTAAAGAAATCAGAACTATCACAACTTCCTGTATCATACAACACAATTCCTGATAACTCTTCTGTGCATCCACCTATTGACACGTCTGGCCCAGAACTTCCAGAAAATCATCCTTATTATATTAGTCCTCTGGACAACTCTTCTGTGCATCCACCCATCGTTACGTCTGACCCAGAACTTCCAGAACATCTTCCTGTATACTCAACACATATTCAACCTGACAACTCATCGGAGCGTCCATCCATCAACACGTCTGGCCCAGAACTTCCAGCACATCTTCCTGTATCATACTCCACATATATTCCTCCACTGGGCAACTCATCGGGGCATCCACCTATCGGCGCACCGGGTTATGATATCCCTTTAGGAAACACAGGATATGAGAGTTTGGGTGATGACGTCACAGTACCAAACTATCAGGGTCTCTACGCAGAAGTCACTAATTAA